From the Blastocatellia bacterium genome, the window CAGCAAATATTGTTAATTTAGTTGCTAGCGGCGTGGAAATATATCCATCTAAATAGGTTATCAAATTTTTGGGGAACAAATTTGCTCCCCAAAAACCAACAAAGCTTTAGTTTAACTACAGAAATCTAGTAATTTTTTAAGCTCTGGTTCATAGATTTCTTTTCCTCTTAAATTATCTGTCCAACGTTTTGGAATTGCTGATAATCCGTCTCGTAAGCCTGCTATACCACCAGCAATGCAAGCTGTTGTGTCTGTATCTCGTCCTAATGCTATAGCTGATTTAACTACTTGTTCATAAAACCCTGCTGTCATCACCATTCGAGCAGACCTTAAAGAATCAACTACATAACCGCTACCTTGTCCAATAGGCTCATCATCTGGACGAATAAAATATTCTAATTCTTCTATCTCATCAGAATTTTTTCCATAGATTTGACGCAAAGCCAAAACCGCTTCTTGCCAAGGATCTTTAGCTTCTTCCATAATTCTTCTAGCCCATAAACAGTAAAGAGCGCAACAAATTTGGCTGCGAATATGTCCATGTGTAACTAAAGATTGTCTATGTGCATCTTCTACTAGTTCAGCATCTGAGCCACGATGCCACAATGTTAAAGGCAAGACTCGCATAAGTGACCCATTACCATTAGCTTGATCGTCTCGTCTAGCAGCCTTTTCAGGTCGATAACCTGATCTTAATTTATTAATTGCTTGCCCTGTTTGAATCCCAACATCAAAAACCTTGCCATCAGGAGCCATATAACCTGTTTCATACCATTCAACTAAACCTTTAGCAAAATCTTTTAAGTCTAATTTTCCACAATCTAACAGTGAAGCCAACAATACAAGTGCTTGCGCTCCATCATCCGACCAAGTGCCAGGCGGCACTCCTAAATGTGCGCGAGAGAAATCTTTTGGGGGTA encodes:
- a CDS encoding ADP-ribosylglycohydrolase family protein; the encoded protein is MPSRKERIAGGLVGLLVGDALGVPYEFHPANEIPPLSDIEFIPPKDFSRAHLGVPPGTWSDDGAQALVLLASLLDCGKLDLKDFAKGLVEWYETGYMAPDGKVFDVGIQTGQAINKLRSGYRPEKAARRDDQANGNGSLMRVLPLTLWHRGSDAELVEDAHRQSLVTHGHIRSQICCALYCLWARRIMEEAKDPWQEAVLALRQIYGKNSDEIEELEYFIRPDDEPIGQGSGYVVDSLRSARMVMTAGFYEQVVKSAIALGRDTDTTACIAGGIAGLRDGLSAIPKRWTDNLRGKEIYEPELKKLLDFCS